GTTTTTCCTGAGGGGGTAGTTTTCCATTTCCAATAAGTCTCAAAATCACAGTATTATCCTTAGTTTCAGCATCAACCGAGACCACATCGTATCCGCTGTCACCCAACCAGGTAATTGCTGCATCATTAACAGTTTCAGTTATACCGTTATTTATGAGGATATTGTAACCGTTATAACCCAGAGGAACCGTAATTAAAACCAGAAGGACTATAGTAATCGCAATACCCTTCCGCTTAGCACTTAGTGACTGATCTAGAACAGCTATCTTAGAAAAACCCATCAGTCCGAAAAGTGCAGCTCCAGTCAACAGTATGGCAAAATAATTCGTCATAAAAAGCAGAAGACTTCCCAGGGCCAGGGCATAACTGGATGTTGCTAATAAAATTCCTACATTGGCTAGTGGAGGAACCAGGGATATGGCGATAGCTACCCCGGGAAGGGTATCAGAAACATCCTGGCGTGACATGGCAAAAGCCCCGGCAATACCTGTAACCAATGCTGCAAGAAGGTCTAAAAGACGTGGCGAAGTACGAACCATGACCTGATCAATGGTTTCAGGTTGGATTAAGTTATGCAGAGGTAATGCCAAAAAAAACCCGACTAAAATAGCGGTAAGAATTCCTGCCAGACTAATCAGCACTGAATTCTTAATAGAGAATTTATCACCAATGCTTATACTGAAAGAAAGTCCCATAATTGGCAACATTAGTGGCGCGACGATCATTGCCCCGATAATAACAGCCAAAGAATCCCCGAGTAGTCCATAGGTAGCAATGCCTGCAGAGAGGATCAACAGACAGAAAAATCTCACCAGTTTTTTTTTAAGATCTGGTTCTTCAAATAATATAAGATCCCGTAGCCGATTTAATTCTGCTTTATCAACAGGATCGCCATGTAAAAGAGTACCAATAGATTCGAACATAGTTAAATTCTCCTTTTACCATATAATTAGAACAAAATATTTTTTTTATTATATTATCATGAACTTCCAATGGTTAATGCATTTTATGATTTAGGAATTAAAAACTCGGCGATACCATATCCTTCTTTATCATTCCAAATATATTTAGAAAGAGTTTCTATAAGAATCATCTTCTCATCTACCGGAATCATTCCAAATCTTACAACTTCACCTGTCACAGAATATTCAGAACCTTTTTTATCTAATAAGGCCATGGAAAAACAAGAAGGAATTCCCTTATTAAATTCTACATCAATATCTGATTTTATCAGTGGTTGATTAACCGAATCAGTGTAGAAATATCCAGCATCGATATCCCCTTCTTCCACCGATAGTTTGGTTATATTAAAAGCTTCTTCATGTGAAAACTCGGCATTAATCCACATCCACATCTTAGGAGATCCCCAGGCCCTTATACCGCGGCTTAAATCTCGCTCCCCTAATCCATCAATTTCAAATATTTCACCATCAATTTCTATTTTTCCACTAGCTTTCCCAAATTGTTCATAATGCTCCGAGGCCACATTAGATGACATTTCAGTTTCTTTTTCATCCACACATTCCACATAATCCATTATGGGGTTTAATGCTTCCCAAGTCACGTCCATAGTGACTTTGAATTCTGTTTTTTCCAGGGGATTAAAAATTGGGCCATCATACTGGAGTTTCCATTGGCCAGGTTCTATTTCTTCATACTCTAAACCGGCAATATTTAGTGGTTTATCATCACAGGGAGTTTCTAATTTAATCCCCGCGGTCATGGTGGGTGACATTAGATAGAAAAACATTGATTTTTCATTTTTATTAACCTTATTTCCTATACGCATAAATGCAGTTAAATCATTGTTTTTATCATGAAAATTAAAATAATAGCTTTCATTCCATTCTTCATTTTTTTTAAGAGTTTCTAAATTGAGTTCCATATGAATCACCCTTTATTATTCTTTTTTATAGACCACGCCTTCATTACCATCAATAACAAGGTTTTCGCCGGTTTTAAAGATTTTAGTAGCACCTTTAACTGCAGTTACAGCAGGTATTCTATATTCGCGTGAAATAACCGCTCCGTGAGATAATATTCCTCCGGTTTCCGTAATAAGGCCACCAATCTTAGAGAATACAGCGGTCCAGGCCGGATCGGTGTTACTGGTTATAAGAATTTCATTATCTTCCAGTTTTGATAATTCTTCAATTGATTCCACCACCCGGGCCACACCATGGAATGTCCCGGGACTGGCAGCAGCCCCATAGATAGCATTTTTACCGTATTCCATAACTGTATCATCAAATTCAATCCCGTTTTTTAAGAATTTAGGAGGTAGTGATGATTTATAGCGATAGAATTCCTTTTTCCTTTTAAGTATTTTATCCCTTAATTCTGGAATGATATAGTTTGATTCCGATTCTGAAGGGTTTGTATTAAAAAATAAGAATAATTCATTTTCAAAAAGGAAGAAAACATCATCAATTTCATCAATAATGTTCCTGGCAACTAATCTCCTACCCATTTCCAGTAACATCAATCTTTGCCGGAAAAGTAAATGATCCAGGTAAAATCGCTGATTTTCCCGGAAGGTTAAATAGGTCTGGGCAAGATTAAGCACCACTCCAAATATTTTTGCTTTAAATAATCCGCCTTTTTGTTTTTTAATTTTCTTAAAGACCTTTTTTTCAGTTTTAACTCTATAATGACGACTTTCTGATTCCTTTTTTCTCAAATCTAAATCTGAAGATGATAATAATTTAATAACTTCTAACACGTAGGCCTTATCTTCCCTCCAACGAGGATAAAGTATTTCCCTGGTATTGGAACGATGCCCATATTTTTTTATAAAGGAATTAAATTCTTTTTTGAATTTGGAATTAAAAGAGACAATTTCTTCAAGCTCGGTTTCATTTAATGTGTTTAGATCATCAATGGAATTTATTTTGATTAATAGATCAGGGTCTTTTCTTAAAATTTTGGCCAAATCCGAGAATCTAATATTCATTTCCACCGTTTTATTATCGTCTAAACCAGAGATTAAGCCAGCATATAGGGTACCATTCTTATCATCCAACCATTTTACCAACCAGTTTTTAACCATTAAGTTAGTGGCGATGGAATGGGAGACCATACCGTATCGTATGAGTTGATAGTGTTTAATTCCTGAAGTTTCAATATCATCATAAAGAGCTGCCAGTTCCCCGTCACTTAGCCAAGTTAAATCTGTTTTATCAAATTTTTTGCATTTTTTCATGAAACCTTTAGCCCATTTGCGATAGGCCTTATCGGTCTTATGCATCATGCCGTCCGGGTCCCGGATAGCCACTAAAATCTGGGAGAGTAATGTTTTATGTAAACTGGATGGATACTGGGAAATTCTCTCCTGGTCTTCTAAGGGGAAGTAATTCAATAACTCTTTAGATCTGGCAAATTTAGGATAATAGGAGAAAGCTTTTTCTAAAACCCAGCTATTAAAATAAACCCTGGATTTGTGCAGTTTTAAAAGTTTAGTATCTGTTATTTCTTTATAGCCCATTATGCGGGCGCCTTCATGGTTAACGTAGTCCGTGAGCATTTTACCCATGACATCGTAAAAGAGAGGAGTGGTGGCATCGGCCCAGTACTCGTCCCCATAGGCCCGGCTCCACAAAATATCATCTTTTTCAGAGGTATCGGTGAGGGTGGTTACTGGTCGTGATTGGAGGATATAGATATCTGGGTTTTCGGTGTTGTTACATTCCAGGGCCCATTCAATGTCCTGGGGAAGATTAAAGAATTCTTCCAGCTCCAGAGCAGATTTTACTAATTTTTCCAGTATCTCTTCATTGAGGCTGGATTTTTCCCTTTTTTCCGCGCTGATATCCATTAAAGTATTGGTCCCATCTTGAAGGAAATATCCCTTCTTTTTTGTTTTAATATTTTTCTCAATGATATTTCCATCCCGACCTAG
This is a stretch of genomic DNA from Methanobacteriales archaeon HGW-Methanobacteriales-1. It encodes these proteins:
- a CDS encoding DUF389 domain-containing protein; this encodes MFESIGTLLHGDPVDKAELNRLRDLILFEEPDLKKKLVRFFCLLILSAGIATYGLLGDSLAVIIGAMIVAPLMLPIMGLSFSISIGDKFSIKNSVLISLAGILTAILVGFFLALPLHNLIQPETIDQVMVRTSPRLLDLLAALVTGIAGAFAMSRQDVSDTLPGVAIAISLVPPLANVGILLATSSYALALGSLLLFMTNYFAILLTGAALFGLMGFSKIAVLDQSLSAKRKGIAITIVLLVLITVPLGYNGYNILINNGITETVNDAAITWLGDSGYDVVSVDAETKDNTVILRLIGNGKLPPQEKLQELVSGKLYGRTLKVEVVYSSTYILNNG
- a CDS encoding phosphoenolpyruvate protein kinase, translating into MSDISHYVLDLREKELPIEKIGGKALNLGKMSEAGFNIPSAFVVSVDAYDFFIKKELEGKISKILDSIDFKDENSISSGCSLIRSIIKSEQLPPNLFLEINNSLKNLPEGHYAVRSSAVAEDLVDASFAGQLDSFLNVKKEDILENIVDCWASYWSNRAVKYRHDSSIGHLDSEMTAAGIAVLVQKMVNADISGVTFTANPVNGRNDIVIESSWGLGEAIASGIVTPDIFVLGRDGNIIEKNIKTKKKGYFLQDGTNTLMDISAEKREKSSLNEEILEKLVKSALELEEFFNLPQDIEWALECNNTENPDIYILQSRPVTTLTDTSEKDDILWSRAYGDEYWADATTPLFYDVMGKMLTDYVNHEGARIMGYKEITDTKLLKLHKSRVYFNSWVLEKAFSYYPKFARSKELLNYFPLEDQERISQYPSSLHKTLLSQILVAIRDPDGMMHKTDKAYRKWAKGFMKKCKKFDKTDLTWLSDGELAALYDDIETSGIKHYQLIRYGMVSHSIATNLMVKNWLVKWLDDKNGTLYAGLISGLDDNKTVEMNIRFSDLAKILRKDPDLLIKINSIDDLNTLNETELEEIVSFNSKFKKEFNSFIKKYGHRSNTREILYPRWREDKAYVLEVIKLLSSSDLDLRKKESESRHYRVKTEKKVFKKIKKQKGGLFKAKIFGVVLNLAQTYLTFRENQRFYLDHLLFRQRLMLLEMGRRLVARNIIDEIDDVFFLFENELFLFFNTNPSESESNYIIPELRDKILKRKKEFYRYKSSLPPKFLKNGIEFDDTVMEYGKNAIYGAAASPGTFHGVARVVESIEELSKLEDNEILITSNTDPAWTAVFSKIGGLITETGGILSHGAVISREYRIPAVTAVKGATKIFKTGENLVIDGNEGVVYKKE